A stretch of the Lolium perenne isolate Kyuss_39 chromosome 3, Kyuss_2.0, whole genome shotgun sequence genome encodes the following:
- the LOC127341707 gene encoding uncharacterized protein, translating into MAAEAPSSSASPEVEMLLRPLAARGWRFRDPADESIQALVHASPSASPEAVEAVLLDTDLRLFGGKTLPDRASATSGKRLSYLHGPIVLQVVSVRDIYSSNVDASFKNPQQRRLLRFALTDGVSEAVAIEFSPIPFVTEEIAPGTKIRLENKIPVNHGILCLSAKNVSVIGGTVQSLYEEWKMNQKYSGISRPSLRLSQNDDGVGPPPFEKLDTELRPNRTFQLQAYPDRKSRDLGVANDRASINPIGKPVNEASADVNKENTESKVEPKQASSDIRPKEVSEAVPVQNQAAAQKLLQKMAMPEDRHGRGHRFKGKNKQDDAPVFTLEEWERRKAVGSVSTAERHIQDTSRDEELARQLQEQLDMEDSHRIPVSSEAERLRMNMFSFNGPEEMGGGGRRDFRGRGRGRGRGRGRGRGRF; encoded by the exons ATGGCGGCGGAAGCGCCCAGCTCATCGGCCTCACCCGAAGTGGAGATGCTCCTGCGTCCCCTCGCCGCGCGCGGCTGGCGCTTCCGTGACCCAGCGGACGAGTCCATCCAGGCCCTCGTCCACGCCTCCCCCTCCGCGTCGCCGGAGGCCGTGGAGGCTGTGCTCCTCGACACGGACCTGAGGCTCTTCGGTGGAAAGACCCTCCCCGACCGAGCCTCCGCCACCTCGGGGAAGCGGCTCTCTTATCTCCACGGCCCCATCGTCCTGCAG GTAGTTTCTGTAAGAGACATATATAGCAGCAATGTTGATGCTTCCTTTAAGAACCCGCAGCAACGGCGCCTTCTGCGTTTTGCTCTCACTGATGGTGTTTCTGAAGCAGTGGCCATTGAGTTTTCCCCTATCCCGTTCGTCACTGAAGAGATAGCTCCAGGTACCAAG ATTCGTCTTGAGAACAAGATTCCAGTAAACCATGGCATATTGTGCTTGAGTGCAAAAAATGTGAGTGTCATCGGGGGAACTGTCCAATCTTTGTATGAAGAATGGAAAATGAACCAAAAGTACTCAGGCATATCACGCCCGTCGTTGAGGTTGTCCCAAAATGACGATGGAGTTGGGCCTCCACCGTTCGAGAAATTAGATACTGAATTGCGTCCAAACAGAACATTCCAGTTGCAAGCATACCCCG ATCGTAAATCTAGGGATCTGGGAGTCGCTAATGACCGTGCATCGATTAATCCCATTGGCAAACCTGTGAATGAAGCTTCAGCTGACGTGAACAAGGAGAATACAGAAAGTAAAGTTGAACCCAAACAAGCCAGTTCAGATATCAGACCAAAAGAAG TAAGCGAAGCTGTCCCTGTTCAAAACCAAGCTGCCGCACAGAAGCTGCTGCAGAAAATGGCAATGCCCGAAGATAGGCATGGTAGGGGTCATAGattcaagggcaagaacaagcagGATGATGCTCCAGTCTTTACCCTCGAggaatgggagaggagaaaagcagTTGGTTCAGTGTCCACAGCAGAACGCCATATACAAGATACTAGTCGAGATGAGGAGCTGGCAAGACAGCTCCAGGAACAACTAGATATGGAAGATTCCCAT AGAATTCCGGTCAGTTCAGAGGCGGAGCGCTTACGGATGAACATGTTCAGCTTCAATGGCCCCGAAGAAATGGGTGGTGGCGGGAGAAGAGATTTCCGAGGGCGCGGGCGGGGAAGGGGCCGAGGGCGAGGGCGGGGCAGGGGGAGATTTTAG
- the LOC127341708 gene encoding protein PGR, producing MDQGGGVWIRGAVAVAAGGAIAARAVRRKSVDYTAVFVGVPAMVAHTVAGYRFAGLLLVFFFTASRVTRVGEARKRALDPEFKEGGQRNWKQVLSNSGIATVLAVLITLITGGKDRCLDSKESGLVTALIGGVIGHYSCCNGDTWSSELGILSKSEPRIITTFKRVRKGTNGGVTIDGILAAAAAGCSIGLAFVLIGFLTTQCASDVFWRQLLVIPLATAAGLCGSLIDSLLGATVQYSGYCSVRKKVVGVGGPTVRRISGMNILDNNGVNVVSVFFTTLLTAFACTFIF from the exons ATGGATCAGGGCGGCGGCGTCTGGATCCGCGGGGCGGTGGCTGTCGCCGCGGGCGGCGCGATTGCGGCGCGCGCGGTCCGGCGGAAGTCCGTGGACTACACCGCCGTCTTCGTCGGCGTCCCGGCCATGGTGGCCCACACCGTCGCCGGGTACAG GTTCGCGGGGCTACTGCTGGTGTTCTTCTTCACGGCGTCGCGGGTGACGAGGGTCGGCGAGGCAAGGAAGCGCGCGCTTGATCCCGAGTTCAAGGAGGGCGGCCAGCGCAACTG GAAGCAAGTATTGTCAAACAGCGGTATTGCGACTGTCTTGGCAGTCCTTATAACACTAATTACTGGAGGTAAAGACAGATGCTTGGATTCAAAAGAGTCGGGTCTTGTAACTGCCCTTATCGGTGGTGTTATCGGACATTATTCTTGCTGCAATGGTGATACATGGTCTTCCGAGCTTGGCATACTTAGCAAATCCGAACCACGAATTATCACCACATTCAAG agggtgcGGAAGGGGACCAATGGCGGGGTAACCATTGATGGAATtcttgcagcagcagcagctggaTGCTCGATTGGGCTTGCATTTGTGTTAATAGGATTCTTAACCACTCAGTGTGCTTCTGATGTATTTTGGAGGCAGCTGCTTGTTATACCCCTAGCTACAGCTGCTGGCCTATGTGGAAGTCTGATTGATTCGTTGCTGGGCGCAACGGTTCAGTATAGTGGGTACTGCAGTGTTCGCAAAAAG GTTGTTGGAGTAGGCGGTCCTACCGTAAGGAGGATTTCTGGAATGAACATACTGGACAACAATGGTGTTAATGTAGTGTCTGTGTTCTTTACAACTCTACTTACTGCCTTTGCATGTACATTCATCTTCTGA
- the LOC127341709 gene encoding aromatic aminotransferase ISS1, producing MGSIAKLAKRALETEAPVMVKIQELLRGATDVMSLAQGVVYWQPPEAALSKVEKIIREPSISKYGADDGLPELREALLKKLHRENKLTKSSVMVTAGANQAFVNIVLTLCDAGDSVVMFAPYYFNAYMSFQMTGVTDILVGACNPKTLHPDIDWLEKVLKGNDPIPKLVTVVNPGNPSGAFIPKPMLQRISDLCKSAGAWLLVDNTYEYFMYDGMEHYCLEDDHIVNLFSFSKAYGMMGWRVGYIAYPSEVDGFHAQLLKVQDNIPICASIIGQHLALYSLEAGPEWIRERVKDLVKNRELLVEAMSPLGEDAVRGGEGAIYLWAKLPDNCSDDFEVVRWLANKHGVAVIPGSASGGPGFIRVSFGGLKEAETRLAGERLRQGLQQLVTDGMVQ from the exons ATGGGCAGCATCGCCAAGCTGGCCAAGAGGGCCCTGGAGACGGAGGCGCCGGTCATGGTCAAG ATACAAGAACTGCTTCGAGGGGCCACGGATGTGATGTCGCTTGCGCAG GGAGTTGTTTACTGGCAACCTCCTGAGGCAGCTCTGAGCAAGGTGGAAAAAATCATACGGGAACCATCAATCAGTAAATATGGCGCTGATGATGGCCTTCCGGAACTTCGAGAAGCCCTTCTCAAGAAG CTTCACAGAGAGAATAAGCTAACTAAGTCATCAGTTATGGTGACAGCTGGTGCAAATCAG GCCTTTGTAAATATTGTTCTCACCCTTTGCGATGCTGGGGACTCAGTTGTCATGTTTGCACCATATTATTTCAATGCCTACATGTCATTCCAGATGACAGGCGTCACTGACATATTAGTTGGTGCTTGCAATCCAAAGACGCTTCATCCTGATATTG ATTGGTTGGAGAAGGTTCTTAAAGGAAATGACCCGATCCCTAAACTTGTTACTGTTGTAAATCCGGGAAACCCCTCAGGAGCTTTTATTCCCAAGCCTATGCTCCAG AGAATTTCAGACCTGTGCAAGAGTGCTGGTGCATGGCTTTTGGTTGACAATACCTACGA ATATTTTATGTATGATGGAATGGAGCATTACTGCTTAGAGGATGATCACATTGTGAACCTCTTCTCATTCTCAAAGGCTTATGGAATGATGGGGTGGCGTGTAGGATAC ATTGCATATCCAAGTGAAGTCGATGGTTTCCATGCGCAGCTCCTCAAAGTGCAAGACAACATCCCTATATGTGCTTCCATCATTGGGCAGCACCTGGCGCTCTACTCATTGGAGGCTGGTCCAGAGTGGATCAGAGAAAGGGTGAAAGATCTAGTGAAAAACCGCGAGTTGCTTGTGGAGGCAATGTCTCCTCTTGGTGAGGATGCTGTCAGGGGTGGGGAGGGTGCCATCTACCTCTGGGCTAAGCTACCAGACAACTGTTCAGATGATTTTGAAGTTGTCAGATGGCTCGCAAATAAGCACGGGGTCGCTGTGATACCTGGGAGCGCCAGCGGAGGTCCTGGGTTCATCCGTGTTTCCTTTGGTGGGCTGAAGGAGGCAGAGACGAGGCTCGCTGGCGAGAGGCTGAGGCAGGGTTTGCAACAACTGGTGACCGATGGAATGGTACAGTAA
- the LOC127341706 gene encoding serine/threonine protein phosphatase 2A 57 kDa regulatory subunit B' kappa isoform: protein MWKQFIGKLSWKSLKSSSGGGGGGGSPTAKSHPMSPRENGSVGKPNASPRSPSGVAGGEGRSREDAFIQKVDICCTVYDFADRGKDSPEKERKRQVLMSLVDSIGAAEEPLTEAMMSACVHMFRVNLFRVFPPKVRSATVGASETEEDEPFFDPSWYHLQVVYELLLRFVTSPFVDPKVARKYVDSSFVSKLLDLFDSDDPRERDCLKTVLHRIYGKFMGNRPFIRKAVSNIFYRFVSEADHHNGIAELLEVFGSVISGFAKPLKEEHKLFLWKALIPLHKPKTVGVYLPQLTYCITQFIEKEPKLAGTVIRGLLKYWPVTNSQKEMMFLGELEEVLELIDMAEFQKCMVPLFRRIANCLNSSHFQVAERALFLWNNEHLFDMISQNRQVIVPLVYPALERNARLHWNQSVLNVTMNVRKMFFDMDERLLLACQSNFQVEEEKRAATEERRRLTWEQLERNADAFQPANTSFPAAPSSAPPVVPTVT, encoded by the exons ATGTGGAAGCAATTTATTGGCAAGCTGTCGTGGAAATCGCTGAAATCAAGctccgggggcggcggcggcgggggctcgCCTACGGCGAAGTCGCATCCCATGTCTCCCAGGGAAAATGGGAGCGTGGGAAAGCCGAACGCCTCGCCTAGGTCGCCCTCAGGGGTCGCGGGAGGCGAGGGGAGATCCAGGGAAGACGCCTTCATTCAGAAGGTGGATATTTGCTGCACGGTGTACGACTTCGCCGACCGGGGCAAGGACTCGCCGGAGAAAGAGAGGAAGCGGCAGGTCCTCATGTCCCTCGTCGACTCCATTGGCGCCGCCGAGGAGCCCCTCACGGAGGCGATGATGTCGGCATGCGTGCACATGTTCCGTGTTAACCTCTTCAGGGTCTTCCCGCCCAAGGTCCGATCAGCCACCGTGGGGGCATCAGAGACAGAGGAGGACGAGCCATTCTTTGACCCCTCTTGGTACCATCTGCAAGTTGTATATGAATTGCTTCTTCGGTTTGTGACCTCGCCATTTGTTGATCCCAAGGTAGCTAGGAAGTATGTGGACAGTTCATTTGTCTCGAAGCTGCTTGACCTGTTTGATTCTGATGATCCGAGAGAGAGGGACTGCTTGAAGACAGTCTTGCACAGGATATATGGAAAGTTCATGGGAAATCGACCGTTCATCCGTAAGGCCGTGAGCAATATCTTCTATAGGTTCGTCTCTGAGGCAGATCATCACAATGGGATAGCTGAGCTGTTGGAGGTGTTTGGCAGTGTAATAAGCGGGTTTGCAAAGccattgaaggaggagcataagTTGTTCCTATGGAAAGCGTTAATTCCGCTTCACAAGCCTAAGACAGTGGGTGTATATCTGCCACAGCTGACGTACTGCATAACACAATTTATTGAGAAGGAACCGAAGCTTGCAGGAACTGTGATAAGAGGTCTGTTGAAGTACTGGCCAGTTACAAATAGTCAGAAGGAGATGATGTTCTTGGGGGAGTTGGAAGAGGTGCTTGAGTTGATTGATATGGCTGAGTTCCAGAAGTGCATGGTACCATTGTTCCGTAGGATTGCAAATTGCCTCAATAGCTCCCATTTTCAG GTTGCTGAGAGAGCCTTATTCTTGTGGAATAATGAACATTTGTTCGATATGATCTCCCAAAACCGTCAAGTGATCGTGCCGCTCGTATACCCAGCTCTGGAGAGAAATGCCCGATTGCACTGGAACCAATCAGTGCTCAATGTTACGATGAATGTGAGAAAAATGTTCTTCGACATGGACGAGAGATTGCTCCTGGCTTGTCAGAGCAACTTCCAAGTGGAAGAAGAGAAGCGAGCCGCAACGGAGGAGCGTCGAAGGCTTACATGGGAGCAGCTGGAACGGAATGCTGATGCATTCCAACCAGCTAACACGAGCTTTCCAGCAGCCCCTTCTTCGGCCCCTCCAGTAGTTCCCACAGTTACATGA